A stretch of the Corylus avellana chromosome ca6, CavTom2PMs-1.0 genome encodes the following:
- the LOC132183856 gene encoding pathogenesis-related thaumatin-like protein 3.5, translated as MAISSKLFPLLLLLSLGSIASAAVFTINNQCIYTVWPGIFSQNGLNLGGGGFSLASGQSVQLTVQPGWSGRLWARTRCNFSSSGNGRCITGDCRGSLRCALSGEPPATLAEFTLSTDPRDGIDFYDVSLVDGYNVGMLIVPIGGTGDCQYAGCTADLNGDCPKELQVTDSNSGSVVACKSACTAFNTPEFCCTGNHSMPETCTPTHYSRVFKNACPNAYSYAYDDASSIHTCSGSNYVITFCPTGSNH; from the exons ATGGCGATAAGCTCGAAGCTTTTTCcccttcttctcttgctttcgtTAG GCTCCATAGCTTCAGCAGCCGTGTTTACCATTAACAATCAATGCATCTATACTGTTTGGCCTGGTATTTTCTCTCAAAATGGGCTGAACCTTGGGGGCGGCGGGTTCTCCTTGGCATCGGGGCAGTCGGTCCAGCTCACAGTTCAACCCGGATGGTCAGGGCGGTTATGGGCAAGAACTAGGTGCAACTTCAGCTCCTCAGGCAATGGCAGGTGCATCACTGGTGACTGTAGGGGCTCGCTCAGGTGTGCCCTTAGCGGTGAGCCACCAGCCACGCTAGCCGAGTTTACACTTTCCACCGACCCCAGGGACGGCATAGACTTCTATGATGTGAGCCTGGTGGATGGATACAACGTTGGAATGCTCATAGTACCTATTGGCGGAACCGGTGACTGCCAGTATGCAGGCTGCACGGCAGACCTGAATGGTGATTGCCCAAAGGAGTTACAGGTCACAGACTCGAACTCGGGCTCGGTGGTCGCGTGTAAAAGTGCATGCACGGCATTCAACACACCTGAGTTTTGCTGCACTGGAAATCATTCGATGCCGGAAACTTGCACCCCCACGCATTACTCGAGGGTGTTCAAGAATGCGTGTCCGAATGCGTATAGTTATGCCTATGATGATGCTTCGAGCATACATACTTGTTCCGGGTCCAATTACGTGATCACATTTTGCCCAACGGgtagcaatcattaa
- the LOC132184785 gene encoding pathogenesis-related thaumatin-like protein 3.5, whose protein sequence is MAISFKLFPLLLLFSLGSIASTTVFTINNQCTYTVWPGILSGNGPNLGGGGFSLQSGQSIRLQAQPGWSGRLWARTGCNFDPSGNGTCLTGNCGGSLNCVGGGETPVTLAEFTLASGSTDKDFYDVSLVDGYNVGMGVKAIGGIGDCQYAGCVADLNDDCPKELSVTDSNSHSVVACKSACAAFNTAEFCCTGDHSTPQTCSPTQYSTLFKNACPTAYSYAYDDASSTCTCSGSNYLITFCPTDRDH, encoded by the exons ATGGCGATAAGCTTCAAGCTCTTTCCCCTTCTTCTCTTGTTCTCATTAG GCTCTATAGCTTCAACAACCGTGTTTACCATCAACAATCAATGCACCTACACAGTTTGGCCTGGTATTCTCTCGGGAAACGGACCGAACCTAGGGGGTGGTGGGTTCTCTTTGCAATCGGGGCAGTCAATCCGGCTCCAAGCCCAACCCGGATGGTCAGGGCGGTTATGGGCCAGAACTGGGTGCAACTTTGACCCTTCTGGCAATGGCACGTGCCTCACCGGCAACTGCGGTGGCTCGCTCAATTGCGTTGGCGGTGGCGAGACGCCAGTAACGCTAGCAGAGTTCACACTTGCTTCCGGCTCCACCGACAAGGACTTCTATGACGTGAGCCTGGTGGACGGGTACAACGTCGGAATGGGTGTAAAAGCTATCGGCGGAATAGGTGACTGCCAGTATGCTGGCTGCGTGGCGGACCTAAACGATGACTGCCCGAAGGAGTTGAGTGTCACGGACTCAAACTCGCACTCTGTGGTCGCGTGCAAGAGTGCGTGCGCGGCGTTCAACACAGCCGAGTTTTGCTGCACCGGAGATCATTCGACGCCGCAAACTTGCTCCCCCACGCAGTATTCAACGTTATTCAAGAATGCGTGTCCGACAGCGTATAGTTATGCCTACGATGATGCTTCGAGCACATGTACTTGTTCTGGGTCAAATTACTTGATCACTTTTTGCCCGACGGATCGTgatcattaa